A single region of the Chromatiales bacterium genome encodes:
- a CDS encoding glutamate--cysteine ligase: MPTAAGGGSRPSPICTTAAGTRTRSVAACAWPRAIPRRTGATPCAATTVAARPTPINPDIQVAPLYRLAEQRLGRLLNARQQHLLGDGLVGLEKESLRVSPNGGIAQTPHPRALGSALTHPYITTDYSEALLEFITPPFADRTGPLQFLEDLQKFVYTRLDNEILWATSMPCVVAGEESIPIAQYGSSNVGLMKTVYRRGLGHRYGRVMQVIAGVHYNYSVPEALWPALREFDGDTGEAGTYRSRAYFGMIRNLQRVGWLIPYLFGASPAVCKSFFGDMHPPMPEFDRNTCYEPYATSLRMGDIGYTNAKEGETGIKACYDDLDCYVKSLSCAIETPYPEYERIGVCVDGEYRQLNANILQIENEYYSTVRPKQILQGLEKPTRALASRGVRYVELRSVDVNAFHPLGVDADQVLFIEALMLFCLLADSPPIDAEERAYIDYNQSTTSHRGREPGLALRRPGGAVTLRDWALEVLEAMRGVCEALDRDDPERPYSRVLAIQVEAVHDPERTPSARMLAEMRANGEGFYHFARRMSQVHGEYFNALPARAEAEAMLERLAADSLAEQAALEAGPQAPFDAFLADYFAGRSAGG; the protein is encoded by the coding sequence ATGCCGACGGCAGCTGGTGGGGGTTCGAGGCCGAGCCCAATCTGCACGACCGCGGCTGGTACGAGAACGAGGTCGGTCGCTGCCTGCGCCTGGCCACGGGCAATCCCTCGCCGGACTGGCGCGACTCCCTGCGCCGCTACGACGGTCGCGGCCCGACCCACCCCGATCAACCCTGACATACAGGTAGCGCCCTTGTACCGACTGGCGGAACAGCGACTCGGCCGGCTGCTCAACGCACGGCAGCAGCACCTCCTCGGTGACGGCCTGGTCGGTCTGGAAAAGGAAAGCCTGCGCGTGAGCCCCAACGGAGGCATCGCGCAGACACCACACCCCAGGGCCCTGGGTTCGGCGCTCACCCACCCCTACATCACCACCGATTATTCCGAGGCACTGCTCGAATTCATCACGCCGCCCTTCGCCGATCGTACGGGGCCGCTGCAGTTTCTCGAAGACCTGCAGAAGTTCGTCTATACCCGGCTCGACAACGAGATCCTCTGGGCCACCAGCATGCCTTGTGTGGTGGCGGGCGAGGAGAGCATTCCCATCGCCCAGTACGGCAGCTCCAATGTCGGCCTGATGAAGACGGTGTACCGTCGGGGCCTCGGCCATCGCTACGGGCGCGTCATGCAGGTGATCGCCGGGGTGCACTACAACTATTCCGTGCCCGAGGCCCTGTGGCCGGCACTGCGCGAGTTCGATGGCGACACGGGCGAGGCCGGCACCTATCGTTCGCGGGCCTACTTCGGCATGATCCGCAACCTGCAACGCGTGGGCTGGCTGATCCCCTACCTGTTCGGCGCCTCGCCGGCGGTGTGCAAGTCCTTCTTCGGCGACATGCACCCGCCGATGCCGGAATTCGACCGCAACACCTGTTACGAGCCCTATGCCACCTCGCTGCGCATGGGCGACATCGGCTACACCAACGCCAAGGAGGGCGAGACCGGGATCAAGGCCTGCTACGACGACCTCGACTGCTACGTTAAAAGTCTCAGCTGCGCCATCGAGACGCCCTATCCCGAGTACGAACGCATCGGCGTGTGCGTGGATGGCGAGTATCGCCAGCTCAATGCCAACATCCTGCAGATCGAGAACGAGTACTACAGTACGGTACGCCCCAAGCAGATCCTGCAGGGGCTGGAAAAGCCCACCCGGGCACTGGCCAGTCGCGGCGTGCGTTACGTGGAGCTGCGCTCGGTGGACGTGAACGCCTTCCATCCGCTGGGGGTCGACGCCGACCAGGTGCTCTTCATCGAGGCCCTGATGCTGTTCTGCCTGCTGGCGGACAGCCCACCCATCGATGCCGAGGAGCGGGCCTATATCGACTACAACCAGTCGACCACCTCGCACCGGGGGCGCGAGCCCGGGCTCGCGTTGCGTCGCCCCGGCGGGGCCGTGACGCTCAGGGACTGGGCGCTGGAGGTGCTCGAGGCCATGCGGGGCGTGTGCGAGGCGCTGGACCGCGACGACCCGGAACGGCCCTACAGCCGGGTCCTCGCCATCCAGGTCGAGGCCGTGCACGATCCCGAGCGCACGCCCTCGGCGCGCATGCTCGCCGAGATGCGCGCCAATGGCGAGGGCTTTTATCACTTCGCCCGTCGCATGTCCCAGGTGCATGGCGAGTACTTCAATGCCCTGCCGGCGCGTGCCGAGGCCGAGGCCATGCTGGAGCGGCTGGCGGCCGATTCTCTGGCCGAACAGGCGGCCCTGGAGGCCGGGCCGCAGGCCCCCTTCGATGCGTTTCTCGCGGACTATTTCGCCGGCCGCAGCGCCGGGGGGTGA
- a CDS encoding TlpA family protein disulfide reductase: MPEYIVKVLSPPVLTLILILLSAPAAALQDFDGRPAGLADHIGQDERWLVVMIWESNCPACNRVAHQYVDFHEFNADRRARVLGISIDGPAAVADAKAFVERHQVQFPNLIGDPAEVAMRYRQLTGNAFVGTPSFLLFDPQGQLRGYQAGMMPAEVVERFIDEAAAGSAAR, from the coding sequence ATGCCGGAGTACATCGTGAAGGTCCTCTCTCCCCCCGTACTGACGCTAATCCTCATCCTGTTGTCCGCCCCCGCGGCCGCGCTGCAGGACTTCGACGGTCGCCCGGCCGGTCTGGCCGACCATATCGGCCAGGACGAACGCTGGCTGGTGGTGATGATCTGGGAATCGAACTGCCCGGCCTGTAACCGTGTCGCCCATCAGTACGTGGATTTCCATGAGTTCAACGCCGATCGTCGCGCCCGCGTGCTCGGCATCTCCATCGATGGGCCGGCCGCCGTGGCCGATGCGAAGGCCTTCGTCGAGCGTCACCAGGTCCAGTTCCCCAACCTGATCGGCGATCCGGCCGAGGTCGCCATGCGCTATCGGCAGCTCACCGGCAATGCCTTTGTCGGCACCCCCAGCTTTCTGTTGTTCGATCCGCAGGGACAGCTGCGCGGCTACCAGGCGGGCATGATGCCGGCCGAGGTTGTGGAGCGCTTCATCGACGAGGCGGCGGCAGGCAGCGCCGCCCGTTAA
- a CDS encoding DUF2058 family protein: protein MSDLKEQLLKAGLITEAQARAASRPKPPSPRHGRKAGKGGRREPRPDKRSTDTSAAEIDLAQAYRLRAGEERREREAAEQARREAERRRKANRARIAQLIRDHLQNDAGAELNYHFTVRDKVKQVRVTPEQLAALAAGELAITFLDGQRCLIPAAVAEEIATLDPDKLVVRHAPDAGEADGVPDDLLW from the coding sequence ATGAGCGATCTCAAGGAACAGCTACTGAAGGCGGGCCTCATCACCGAAGCACAGGCCCGCGCGGCCAGCCGGCCGAAGCCGCCGTCACCGCGGCACGGCAGGAAGGCCGGTAAGGGCGGCCGGCGCGAACCTCGCCCGGACAAGCGCAGCACCGACACCAGTGCAGCGGAGATCGACCTGGCCCAGGCCTACCGCCTGCGGGCCGGCGAGGAACGGCGCGAGCGCGAGGCCGCCGAACAGGCCCGCCGCGAGGCCGAGCGCCGCCGCAAGGCCAACCGCGCCCGCATCGCCCAGCTGATTCGCGACCACCTGCAGAACGACGCGGGGGCCGAGCTCAACTACCACTTCACCGTCCGCGACAAGGTCAAGCAGGTGCGGGTCACCCCGGAGCAGCTCGCGGCCCTGGCGGCCGGTGAGCTCGCCATCACCTTTCTCGACGGACAGCGCTGCCTGATCCCGGCCGCGGTCGCCGAGGAGATTGCGACCCTGGACCCCGACAAGCTGGTGGTGCGCCACGCCCCGGACGCCGGTGAGGCGGACGGTGTGCCGGACGATCTCCTCTGGTAG
- a CDS encoding response regulator encodes MGSHERIRVVIVDDAAMTRGILQLMLEIEGYEVVGEAGNAREALDLVRRLVPDVVFLDINLPDQSGMAVLQQLHHDFPDLGVIMITVDDTADCMREAIRNGALGYVLKPLSEDRAVATIRNILRSRYGVSSRVVGLGDTY; translated from the coding sequence ATGGGATCCCATGAGCGTATCCGGGTAGTGATCGTGGACGATGCCGCGATGACCCGCGGCATACTGCAGCTGATGCTGGAGATCGAGGGCTACGAGGTGGTCGGCGAGGCCGGCAATGCCCGCGAGGCGTTGGACCTGGTACGGCGGCTGGTTCCGGACGTGGTCTTTCTGGACATCAACCTGCCGGATCAGAGCGGCATGGCGGTGCTGCAGCAGCTGCACCACGATTTCCCCGACCTTGGCGTGATCATGATCACCGTGGATGACACGGCCGACTGCATGCGCGAGGCCATTCGCAACGGGGCGCTGGGCTACGTGCTCAAGCCCCTGTCGGAAGACCGGGCCGTGGCCACCATCCGCAATATCCTGCGCAGCCGCTACGGAGTGTCATCCCGCGTGGTTGGTCTCGGTGATACGTACTGA
- a CDS encoding alpha/beta hydrolase, giving the protein MRRLLPLLALPLLAALLYAGYRGLAVPPDAPSGEVLLANGARLAWTTCWFEVPEDRSTHCAWFHPASSAGEQAHRLPVVVFRHTGLDHRPSPILYLAGGPGGGAWIGPEQIEGWYYWLEEVDWPHDFVVFDQRGTGMAEPRPDCQELDALYVDMLDDPLPPAEAAAAGLAAATRCHHRLSAAGHDLAAYSTPANARDARDLMAALDQAEGQPADAARWNLYGVSYGTRLAMEIQRRHPGRVRSAILDSVYPPDMDATLTWPGLLQGAMERLFTACEADPGCRERHPLLRERFPILLAHLARQPVDLSLPHPYAEASVQLRVNDERLLYVLFDSLYQWDAIGELPAALDALWRGDSQRLEPLAARHVGSVLDPSFSDAVYLSVECHDAHPFDRQAYLDAVRAHPLSAPYTAAAADADVCASWPAARAPEDFYEPVRSSLPTLLLAGEMDPVTPVEWAEAAARGYPNGTLLRFPGIGHSVLDSDACAVTLARRFLANPRRAPRADCMRNLSPVQFAP; this is encoded by the coding sequence TTGCGTCGCCTGCTGCCCCTGCTCGCCCTGCCCCTGCTCGCGGCCCTGCTCTACGCGGGCTACCGGGGGCTGGCCGTCCCCCCCGACGCCCCGTCCGGCGAGGTGCTGCTGGCCAACGGCGCCCGCCTGGCCTGGACGACGTGCTGGTTCGAGGTGCCCGAGGACCGTTCCACCCACTGCGCCTGGTTCCATCCCGCATCGTCGGCTGGCGAACAGGCCCACCGCCTGCCCGTCGTGGTCTTCCGCCACACCGGCCTCGACCATCGCCCCTCGCCCATACTCTATCTGGCCGGTGGCCCGGGCGGCGGCGCCTGGATCGGCCCCGAGCAGATCGAGGGCTGGTATTACTGGCTGGAGGAGGTCGACTGGCCGCACGACTTCGTGGTCTTCGACCAGCGCGGCACCGGCATGGCCGAGCCCCGGCCGGACTGCCAGGAGCTCGATGCCCTGTATGTCGACATGCTGGACGACCCGTTGCCCCCGGCCGAGGCGGCAGCCGCCGGGCTTGCGGCCGCGACGCGCTGTCATCACCGCCTGAGCGCGGCGGGCCACGACCTCGCGGCCTACAGCACCCCGGCCAATGCCCGCGACGCCCGCGACCTGATGGCGGCACTGGACCAGGCCGAGGGGCAGCCCGCCGATGCCGCCCGCTGGAACCTCTACGGGGTGTCCTATGGCACGCGCCTGGCCATGGAGATCCAGCGCCGCCATCCCGGGCGGGTGCGCAGCGCCATCCTCGATTCCGTCTACCCCCCGGACATGGATGCCACCCTGACCTGGCCCGGCCTGCTGCAGGGGGCCATGGAGCGCCTGTTCACCGCCTGCGAGGCCGACCCCGGCTGCCGTGAGCGCCACCCCCTCCTGCGTGAGCGCTTCCCCATCCTGCTCGCCCACCTGGCCCGCCAGCCTGTCGACCTGTCCCTGCCCCATCCCTATGCGGAGGCATCCGTGCAGCTGCGGGTGAACGACGAACGCCTGCTGTACGTGCTCTTCGACAGCCTCTACCAATGGGACGCCATCGGCGAGCTGCCCGCCGCCCTGGACGCCCTCTGGCGGGGTGACAGCCAGCGCCTGGAGCCCCTGGCGGCCCGCCACGTGGGCAGCGTGCTGGACCCGAGCTTCTCGGATGCCGTGTACCTGTCGGTGGAATGCCACGACGCCCACCCCTTCGACCGGCAGGCCTACCTCGACGCGGTGCGTGCGCACCCGCTGTCGGCCCCCTATACCGCCGCCGCGGCCGACGCCGACGTCTGCGCCAGCTGGCCTGCCGCCCGCGCCCCCGAGGACTTTTACGAGCCCGTGCGATCCAGCCTTCCGACCCTGCTGCTGGCCGGCGAGATGGACCCCGTCACCCCGGTGGAGTGGGCCGAGGCCGCCGCCCGCGGCTATCCCAACGGGACGCTGCTGCGCTTTCCCGGCATCGGCCACAGCGTGCTGGACAGTGACGCCTGCGCCGTGACCCTGGCGCGCCGTTTTCTCGCCAACCCCCGGCGCGCGCCACGGGCAGACTGCATGCGCAACCTGAGCCCGGTACAATTCGCCCCCTGA
- a CDS encoding DUF3135 domain-containing protein, which translates to MAAYAPFDFAHWMQLAGTDPERFERARLAAIGEVLEAAPPDRRERLRGLQWRIDQERRRARTPLAACLRLSSLMWDSLNNELLPVLQRLVDDENAHRAAPPHPAAVIIPFRRR; encoded by the coding sequence ATGGCCGCATACGCCCCCTTCGACTTTGCCCACTGGATGCAACTGGCCGGCACCGACCCGGAGCGCTTCGAACGGGCGCGGCTGGCGGCCATCGGTGAAGTCCTGGAGGCGGCGCCCCCGGATCGACGGGAGCGTCTGCGCGGGCTGCAGTGGCGCATCGACCAGGAGCGCCGACGCGCCCGTACCCCTCTGGCGGCCTGTCTGCGTCTGTCCTCGCTGATGTGGGACTCCCTCAACAACGAGTTGTTGCCGGTGCTGCAGCGGCTGGTCGATGATGAGAACGCCCACCGCGCCGCTCCACCGCACCCGGCGGCCGTGATCATTCCCTTCCGTCGGCGCTGA
- a CDS encoding FHA domain-containing protein encodes MSKSVNSGSFEPGYQETAESDVSRVRALYNPDSRLVLRMGDAEIVMTPAMRVFTMGRNADCDLVVNEPYVSLVHVRILYRKGKFVLIDQSRNGTYVRAEGGPEIGLVQDDEFPLAGNGAISLGHPGSEDAHDLIRYRFEDK; translated from the coding sequence ATGTCGAAGTCAGTCAACAGCGGTTCCTTCGAGCCCGGCTACCAGGAAACGGCCGAGAGCGATGTGTCGCGCGTGCGCGCGCTGTACAACCCGGACTCCCGTCTGGTGTTGCGCATGGGCGACGCCGAGATCGTCATGACCCCTGCCATGCGCGTGTTCACCATGGGCCGTAATGCCGACTGCGACCTGGTCGTCAACGAGCCCTACGTGTCGCTGGTACATGTACGTATCCTGTACCGCAAGGGCAAGTTCGTGCTCATCGACCAGAGCCGCAATGGCACCTATGTGCGTGCCGAAGGCGGTCCGGAGATCGGCCTGGTGCAGGACGACGAATTCCCGCTGGCCGGCAACGGTGCCATCAGCCTGGGGCATCCGGGCAGCGAGGATGCCCACGACCTGATCCGCTATCGCTTCGAAGACAAGTGA
- a CDS encoding TraB/GumN family protein gives MTDNTQPLTRLQVGDTEVVLLGTAHVSRESAEAVRTLLDQEAFDAVAVELCPSRQQALLDPDHLSRLDLFRVMREGRVPMVMASLALGAYQQRLADQFGIEPGAEMKAAIETARAQGRAVWLIDREIGTTLKRVYRNVPFWRRLGLIGGLIGSVMSKEKVEEADIERLKEGDILETTFSEFAEQAEALYLPLIDERDRYMAARLREDILAERPARVLAVVGAGHLKGIANYLQAGDSNPAETRRALEQLPPPSRWPRLIPWAIALLVVVGFAIGFRESRELGWQLIGDWVLINGGLAGLGALLARGHPLTVLSAALGAPLTSLNPAIGAGMVAAFVETWLRKPSMADFAELKYATTRLGGWWKNRVARILLVFFLTTLGSAAGTYLAGFRIFERLSGS, from the coding sequence ATGACTGACAACACCCAGCCCCTGACCCGCCTGCAGGTCGGCGACACCGAGGTCGTACTCCTCGGCACCGCCCACGTCTCCCGCGAGAGCGCCGAGGCCGTCCGCACCCTCCTGGACCAGGAGGCCTTCGACGCCGTGGCCGTGGAGCTCTGCCCCAGCCGCCAGCAGGCCCTGCTCGATCCCGACCACCTCTCGCGCCTGGACCTGTTCCGCGTGATGCGCGAGGGCCGGGTGCCCATGGTCATGGCCTCGCTGGCGCTGGGCGCCTACCAGCAGCGCCTGGCGGACCAGTTCGGCATCGAGCCCGGGGCAGAGATGAAGGCCGCCATCGAGACGGCACGCGCGCAGGGGCGCGCCGTGTGGCTGATCGACCGCGAGATCGGCACCACCCTCAAGCGCGTGTACCGCAACGTCCCCTTCTGGAGGCGCCTGGGCCTGATCGGCGGCCTCATCGGCAGCGTGATGTCGAAGGAGAAGGTCGAGGAAGCCGACATCGAGCGCCTCAAGGAGGGCGACATCCTCGAGACCACCTTCAGCGAGTTTGCCGAGCAGGCCGAGGCCCTCTACCTGCCGCTGATCGACGAGCGGGACCGCTACATGGCCGCCCGGCTGCGCGAGGACATCCTCGCCGAGCGACCGGCCCGGGTACTGGCGGTCGTGGGCGCCGGGCATCTGAAGGGGATCGCGAACTACCTGCAGGCAGGGGACAGCAACCCGGCTGAGACCCGGCGGGCGCTCGAGCAGCTGCCACCACCCAGCCGCTGGCCACGGCTCATCCCCTGGGCCATCGCCCTGCTGGTGGTGGTCGGTTTCGCGATCGGCTTTCGGGAGAGCCGCGAACTCGGCTGGCAGCTGATCGGGGACTGGGTGCTGATCAACGGCGGCCTGGCAGGGCTTGGGGCCCTGCTCGCACGCGGCCATCCGCTCACCGTGCTGAGCGCGGCTCTGGGGGCGCCGCTCACCTCGCTCAACCCGGCCATCGGCGCCGGCATGGTGGCCGCCTTCGTGGAGACCTGGCTGCGCAAGCCGAGCATGGCCGACTTTGCGGAACTCAAATACGCCACCACCCGCCTGGGCGGGTGGTGGAAGAACCGGGTGGCGCGCATCCTGCTGGTGTTCTTTCTCACCACACTGGGCTCGGCCGCCGGCACCTACCTGGCGGGCTTTCGCATCTTCGAGCGCCTGAGCGGCAGCTGA
- a CDS encoding flagellar basal body-associated FliL family protein: protein MPRLLTLLLLLLLATPPVLAEDAAGPVTYIPLDPPLVLNLTGGRGTHFMQLSAQLAVGSTADADLVKTHMPVLRNTMILYLSGRDVETARSTREREVWRQELQAEIQAVLAGLTGREPVRGLYFTGFVIQ, encoded by the coding sequence ATGCCCCGCCTGCTGACCCTGTTGCTGCTCCTGCTGCTGGCCACGCCCCCCGTTCTGGCAGAGGATGCGGCCGGACCGGTGACCTACATCCCGCTCGATCCCCCGCTGGTGCTCAACCTCACCGGCGGGCGCGGCACGCACTTCATGCAGCTGAGCGCACAGCTCGCCGTCGGCTCCACCGCCGATGCCGACCTGGTCAAGACCCACATGCCCGTGCTGCGCAACACCATGATCCTCTACCTCAGTGGCCGTGACGTGGAGACGGCGAGATCCACCCGCGAACGCGAGGTCTGGCGGCAGGAGCTGCAGGCCGAGATCCAGGCCGTCCTTGCCGGACTTACGGGCAGGGAGCCGGTACGCGGCCTCTATTTCACCGGCTTCGTCATCCAGTAG
- a CDS encoding adenylate/guanylate cyclase domain-containing protein, protein MRTNTAQYQYAAIMDAQDKAIAASIARQIKRSRREVTILFTDIEYSTYLWDIRGDVEGRLMVDKHNRLLFPVIRAYRGRVIKTIGDAIMASFKNPEDAVRAAIGIQQALYRARKQDDNFYIRVRIGIHTGMAIVEHNDVFGDVVNVASRIENEAKGDEILLSENTAATLKDKGYFLVEEGEFIFKGKREPMGVMRCEWKHAQDMLENVKFTSFLPVGPSQQRELLLYAVATLGMLYFLYANYLRYVIADFETFALITLNPLMLMQVHPLMPVLGAALAIYAVLLASRIRRIPPFVLRLLKGGFGFAIGFFGFMLPMQYLPAELTSTVHAPLYESRHEFVEVRHDAIVIEQLEPTARIVATVERGNLLLRTDNRVRDGVTWNQVIVSERERGWIQETIPARFGVPEIENTRTKRFLFTLADLYALVIGGLMFLWGTLNFRIRPT, encoded by the coding sequence ATGCGCACGAACACCGCCCAATACCAGTACGCCGCCATCATGGACGCACAAGACAAGGCGATTGCCGCCAGCATCGCCCGCCAGATCAAGCGCTCCCGCAGAGAGGTCACCATCCTCTTCACGGATATCGAGTATTCCACCTACCTGTGGGATATCCGTGGCGATGTCGAGGGCCGGTTGATGGTCGACAAGCACAACCGCCTGCTGTTTCCGGTGATCCGTGCCTATCGGGGGCGGGTGATCAAGACCATCGGCGACGCCATCATGGCCTCCTTCAAGAACCCCGAGGATGCCGTGCGCGCCGCCATCGGCATCCAGCAGGCGCTCTACCGCGCGCGCAAGCAGGACGACAACTTCTATATCCGCGTGCGCATCGGCATCCACACCGGCATGGCCATCGTCGAGCACAATGACGTGTTCGGCGATGTGGTCAATGTCGCCTCGCGCATCGAGAACGAGGCCAAGGGCGACGAGATCCTGCTCTCGGAGAACACGGCCGCCACGCTCAAGGACAAGGGCTATTTCCTGGTGGAGGAGGGGGAGTTCATCTTCAAGGGCAAGCGCGAGCCCATGGGGGTGATGCGCTGTGAATGGAAGCATGCCCAGGACATGCTGGAGAACGTGAAATTCACGTCTTTCCTGCCGGTGGGGCCGAGCCAGCAGCGCGAGCTGCTGCTCTATGCCGTGGCCACACTCGGCATGTTGTACTTCCTCTACGCCAACTACCTGCGCTACGTGATCGCCGACTTCGAGACCTTCGCGCTGATCACGCTCAACCCGCTGATGCTGATGCAAGTGCATCCGCTGATGCCGGTACTCGGGGCGGCTCTGGCGATCTATGCCGTGCTGCTGGCCTCGCGTATCCGCCGCATCCCGCCCTTCGTCCTGCGGCTGCTCAAGGGGGGGTTCGGCTTCGCCATCGGCTTCTTCGGGTTCATGCTGCCGATGCAATATCTGCCGGCAGAGCTGACCTCCACGGTCCATGCGCCGCTCTACGAATCCCGCCACGAGTTTGTCGAGGTGCGTCACGACGCCATCGTCATCGAGCAGCTCGAGCCGACCGCCCGCATCGTCGCCACGGTGGAGCGGGGCAACCTGCTACTGCGAACCGACAACCGCGTGCGTGACGGCGTGACCTGGAACCAGGTCATCGTGAGTGAGCGCGAACGGGGCTGGATCCAGGAAACCATCCCGGCGCGTTTTGGTGTGCCCGAGATCGAGAATACCCGCACCAAGCGTTTCCTCTTTACCCTGGCCGATCTCTATGCCCTGGTCATTGGCGGGTTGATGTTCCTCTGGGGAACGTTAAACTTCCGCATTCGCCCGACCTGA
- a CDS encoding TlpA family protein disulfide reductase, which yields MTMTRIRLLAPALLLLLLVSQAPSANAATEEWLAVPSGAEIPVTIHAAGTGPRLVWLPSEHGSRPPATFFAALATEGFETWVADLHAGYFVPPGRHSLANMPGEDIAALLETAMQDGRPVVVLATGRSAQLALSGARWLQERKHSPPHGLILFHPYLYDTRPRAGEDPDYLAIARAVNLPVYLIQPGLSAKFWRLEAMTRVLAEGGAEVYAHPLPGLTDGFQHRAEADLSPAERAFREHLPVLVARAARLLAGRPLPAGAAPLPDTAPAEAAGATALGLRPMEPVPAPPLAMTDLEGRHHDLNDYRGEVLLLSFWASWCPPCVEELPSLNHLQADYADRGLRVLSIDVGEPREVVEAFLEKIPVDFPVLHDIQGETVGTWKIYAYPTNYLVDHEGRLRYGHFGALDWGLPESRAPIEALLREAGSP from the coding sequence ATGACCATGACCCGCATTCGCCTGCTCGCCCCTGCCCTCCTGCTGCTCCTGCTCGTCAGCCAGGCCCCGAGCGCCAACGCCGCGACCGAGGAATGGCTGGCGGTACCCAGCGGGGCGGAGATACCCGTCACGATCCATGCCGCCGGGACCGGCCCGCGCCTGGTCTGGCTGCCGTCCGAACACGGCAGCCGCCCGCCCGCCACCTTTTTCGCCGCGCTGGCCACGGAGGGATTCGAGACCTGGGTCGCCGACCTGCACGCGGGCTACTTCGTGCCACCCGGGCGCCACAGCCTGGCGAACATGCCAGGCGAGGACATCGCCGCCCTGCTCGAGACCGCCATGCAGGACGGGCGCCCGGTGGTCGTGCTGGCCACAGGCCGCAGCGCACAGCTCGCCCTCTCAGGCGCCCGCTGGCTGCAGGAACGCAAGCACTCCCCGCCCCATGGCCTGATCCTGTTCCACCCCTACCTCTACGACACCCGGCCGCGAGCCGGCGAGGACCCGGACTACCTGGCCATCGCCCGCGCCGTGAACCTGCCCGTCTACCTGATCCAGCCGGGTCTCTCGGCCAAGTTCTGGCGTCTGGAAGCGATGACCCGGGTACTGGCCGAGGGGGGCGCCGAGGTCTATGCCCACCCGCTGCCCGGACTGACCGACGGCTTCCAGCACCGGGCCGAGGCCGACCTGTCGCCGGCCGAGCGGGCATTCCGCGAACACCTACCGGTGCTCGTGGCCCGGGCGGCCCGCTTGCTGGCCGGACGCCCCCTTCCCGCCGGTGCAGCCCCCCTGCCGGATACGGCACCGGCCGAGGCGGCAGGCGCCACCGCCCTGGGCCTGCGCCCGATGGAACCGGTACCGGCACCCCCGCTGGCGATGACCGACCTCGAGGGCCGGCACCATGACCTGAACGATTACCGGGGCGAGGTGCTGCTGCTGAGCTTCTGGGCCAGCTGGTGCCCTCCCTGCGTGGAAGAACTGCCCTCGCTCAACCACCTGCAGGCCGACTACGCAGATCGCGGCCTGCGCGTGCTCTCCATCGACGTGGGCGAGCCGCGCGAGGTGGTGGAGGCCTTCCTGGAGAAGATCCCGGTCGACTTCCCCGTGCTGCACGACATTCAAGGCGAGACCGTCGGCACCTGGAAGATCTATGCCTACCCCACCAACTACCTGGTGGACCATGAAGGCCGGTTGCGCTACGGCCACTTCGGCGCCCTGGACTGGGGCCTGCCGGAGAGCCGGGCGCCGATCGAGGCCCTGCTGCGCGAGGCCGGCTCGCCTTGA